One genomic region from Neospora caninum Liverpool complete genome, chromosome V encodes:
- a CDS encoding SRS domain-containing protein, whose protein sequence is MWLLCVGRLFCVYCSFVRCFFGKKRVSSVYAMARSQRIGQLGGGFRSRASKLMAVCLGGVVLLSVGQAGAETLQEVPLTQTAQLGRSGKTQNGPTFKGQVARCELVQNTAHTASQAGATALTLSRDNLTATLDCSGENNGAVPEDLTNVCDPNQAGSANNCKFGEAQGSEGTEVPLQDLLGTSNDVAWVKESRSRTPKTGETWTLTLTQDDLPFTDKPFFVGCKENTPTLAQVRAATVSCKVPVHVEARPSSETNNVVTCAYGQNSNTNALEVELTAEKNAVTIDCGRVGSLMPEITTTHYCAPDDGNLDDCTAKKYVDVLPMFEESWVKQDGEKSSVTLTIPESGFPVEDQKLRLGCVPKSTSATKSDPESVADTFGGAKTSNCNVLVTVRASNVPSSAISTLQVAAVASGARAVAGLLAGSLF, encoded by the coding sequence ATGTGGTTGCTGTGTGTTGGTCGTTTGTTTTGCGTGTACTGTTCTTTTGTTCGATGTTTTTTCGGCAAAAAACGGGTATCGAGTGTCTATGCAATGGCGAGGTCTCAGCGGATCGGCCAACTTGGTGGAGGGTTCAGGTCCAGGGCCAGCAAATTGATGGCGGTTTGCCTGGGTGGAGTTGTACTTTTGTCTGTCGGGCAGGCTGGTGCAGAAACATTGCAGGAAGTGCCTCTGACTCAGACTGCGCAACTCGGTCGCTCCGGGAAAACCCAGAATGGACCAACATTTAAGGGGCAAGTGGCCCGGTGTGAGTTGGTACAAAACACTGCTCATACGGCTTCCCAGGCAGGAGCTACCGCGTTGACATTGTCCAGAGACAATCTCACCGCTACATTAGATTGCTCTGGTGAGAACAACGGCGCCGTGCCCGAAGACCTAACTAACGTGTGTGACCCTAATCAGGCTGGTAGTGCAAACAATTGCAAGTTCGGGGAAGCTCAAGGTTCTGAAGGCACTGAGGTCCCACTGCAAGACCTTCTCGGGACTAGCAACGATGTGGCGTGGGTAAAGGAATCAAGATCTCGAACTCCCAAAACCGGCGAAACGTGGACCCTGACGTTAACTCAGGACGATCTCCCTTTCACAGACAAGCCATTCTTCGTCGGCTGTAAGGAGAACACGCCAACTCTCGCGCAAGTTCGTGCCGCTACAGTTTCGTGCAAAGTGCCGGTACATGTGGAAGCGAGACCTTCTTCCGAAACCAACAACGTTGTCACTTGTGCCTACGGTCAAAACAGCAACACAAACGCCTTGGAGGTCGAGCtcacagcagagaaaaacgctgtGACCATCGATTGTGGTAGAGTCGGTTCCCTAATGCCTGAAATCACGACCACTCATTATTGTGCACCCGACGATGGAAATTTGGATGACTGCACAGCGAAGAAATATGTCGACGTTCTCCCCATGTTTGAGGAGAGTTGGGTGAAGCAGGACGGGGAGAAATCTTCGGTCACACTGACGATCCCCGAATCCGGATTTCCGGTCGAGGATCAGAAACTCCGCTTGGGATGTGTTCCAAAGAGTACATCCGCAACGAAATCAGATCCTGAGTCTGTTGCTGATACGTTTGGTGGTGCGAAAACATCGAACTGCAATGTACTCGTAACGGTTAGAGCATCGAACGTCCCATCCTCCGCGATATCCACTCTGCAGGTGGCGGCTGTTGCCTCGGGCGCTCGCGCCGTGGCGGGGCTTCTTGCTGGTTCCCTGTTCTAG